The genomic region TTGCAACAATATCGCGACGAACGGCTCGGACGATCGCGCCCGACCCTAATTTTACACGGACAACAGGACGAAGTGATTCCGATTCAAGCATCCCGGTCGTTTGTCCGCGATCGCCCCTGGGCGAACTTAGTCGAACTCGACAGCGACCACAGCCTCGCGAACGTCCTCCCGGAAATTTGGCACGAAATTCGCAATTTTTGCCAAATTTAGGGCGATCTACAATGGGTCACGAAAGAGAAAAAAATAGCCGAGGCGATCGTCCGAGCCATCGACTTTTTCAGAACCTTTCTGATACGATCTTCTCAGAAAGATAAACTGTATTGATAGCCGATCGACGAGTAGGGGCAATTCGCGAATCGCCCCTACTCGGGAATATTTACAAAAGTATCCTAAATAAGCAAAACGCTTAGTAGGTATTTCTAATGAGCTATTCATACTCTTCCTGAGGGGTGAAATTTATTTAGATGGGATGCCGTTAATTCGCTGATTCAAGCTGTGATTCCTATTTCCACGGCGATCGACGAACCGATTGGGTAGCTCACGAATTCGAGAAGTACGATCTAAAAATCGATAAATCTTGCGAGGATCGGAATCGATGAAAAGAAAAAGATGGGGACAATGGGGGCGGCGATCGCTCGGCGCATTCGTTTTATTCTTTTTATTGGGAATAGTATTAGGAATAACCGTGCCGATCGCAACTGCGCAACAGCCCCACGGACAACCGCGATCGATCGCCCAAGTCCAAATCGATGCACGATCGACGATCGATCGCGCCCGGGAGGCGTATCGTTTGGGCGACTATGAGACGGCGGTACAATTGTGGCAACAACTCGCCCGAGAATTTGAGGAAGGGGGCGATCGCCTCAATGCGGCGATGGCGTGGAGTAATTTGGCGTTGAGCGATCGCCAATTAGGACGTTGGGAAGACGCGAGGACGGCGATCGCGCGTAGTTTTAGCCTGTTGGAAACGACGGAAAAAAGCGGCGATCGCGATCGCGTTTGGGCGCAAGCGGCGGACATTCGCGGTGAATTATACCGAGGAATGGGAGACTTAGAAAATGCGATCGCCAGTTGGCAAGAAGCGGCAAAACTTTATCAGTTATCCGGTCAAAACGATCGCTTATTAAATAATCAGCTCAATCGGGCAGAAACTTTACAAGATTTAGGACTCTATCCGCGCGCCTGCAACGCCTTTTTAACAGCTTTAGAAATAGAAAGTCAAGACTGCGATCTTTCCGATTCTCAATTCGAGCAGTTTGTGAATTATTTGTGGAACGATCGAGAACTGAGCGCCCTCAAGCTGCGGGGGGCGATCGGGTTGGGAAACTTGTTTCGGTTGAGGGGAAATTTAATTGATTCGGCGACAATTTTATCAAAAACTGCCCAATTAAGCGCTCGGATCGACGATCGCGCCTTACAGGCGATCGCTTATTTAAGTTTGGGGAATACTCAGCGTTTTCTAGATGACAAAGAAGCGGCATTTGCCAGTTACGCGCGATCGGCACAATTGGCGACGTCCGAATTTTCGCAACTTCAAGCGCGACTCAATCAACTGAGTTTAACCATCGCCCTCAAACCGGAGAGCGAATCCACTAATTTAGCGCGAGAGTTAGAAAATCAAATTGGCATTGTTCCTTTAACACAACAGGGAATTTACGCTGAAATTAATTTTGCTAAAAGTTTAATTCAACTGGCGACTAAAATCCCAGAAAGTCAAGAGAGTCCCGATCGTTTTGCCGAGCGATCGCGGGAAAACTTCGATCGCGCCGAACGGATTTTGCAAAGGGCGATCGATCGCACTCGCCAACTGGGGAACGCGCGCGCCCAAGCGTATGCGTTAGGAACGTTAGGCAAGCTTTACGAAGCCCGACAGGACTGGGATCGAGCGATTCAATTTAGCCTGCAAGCACTACAATTCGCCCCGAGTTATACCGCCCCGGATATCGCTTACCAGTTTTTATGGCAGTTGGGACGACTCGAAAGCCACACCGGAGATCTGGACGCGGCGATCGCCCATTACGGCGAAGCGGTGAAAACCTTGCAAGCTTTACGCAGCGACCTGGTGGCGATCGGGGACGAGGCGCAGTTCTCGTTTCGGGAAAGTGTGGAACCGATTTATCGAGAATTCGCGGCTTTGCTGCTGCGGCGCGATCGTCAAGTCAGCCAAGCCGATTTGATTCAGGCGCGCGAAGTTGTAGAATCCTTGCAATTAGCAGAACTCGATAACTTTTTCCAAGATGCTTGTTTGGACACCCAACCCGTCCAGATCGATCGCGTAGACGAGAAAGCCGCCGCAATTTATACAATTATTTTGAGCGATCGCCTCGAAACGATCGTCTCCATACCCGGAAAGCCTTTAAAACATTACACCGCCGAAGTCGATCGCCCCACGGTCGAAGCCGAAATCGAAGCCATGCGCTTGTATCTCACCGATCCGCGACGGCGCAGCGCGATCGATCGCTTCCAACAGATCTCCCAACAAATTTACGATTGGATCGTCGGTCCGGCGTCGGTCGATCTGGAAAGGAATGCGATCGAAACCCTCGTTTTCGTCCTCGATGGCGGTTTTCGCAACCTTCCCATGAGTGCGCTTTACGACGGCGAAGGATATTTGATTGAAAAATACGCGATCGCCCTCACGCCGGGGTTGCAACTGCTCGAACCAAAACCCTTACAGAGTCAAACTCTCAGCGTTCTCACCGCCGGAATTAGCGAAGCCCGTCAGGGGTTTGTCGAACTTCCCGGCGTCGAAAGCGAACTCGATCGCATCGCCAACAAATTGCCGACCAAACGCCTACTCAATCCCTCATTTACCGAAGCGAATTTCAAAACGACCCTCGATCGATCGTCATTTCCCGTCGTCCATATTGCCAGTCACGGACAATTTAGCTCCGATGCCGACCAAACTTTTATTCTCACGTGGGACGATCGCATCGACGTTCGCGAATTCGATACGTTGTTACGACGCAACGCTCAAGGGGCCGAACCGATCGAATTGCTAGTGTTGAGCGCCTGTCAAACCGCCTCCGGAGACAAACGCGCGGCGTTGGGACTCGCCGGAGTCGCGGTCCGTGCGGGGGCTCGCAGCACGATCGCCTCTTTATGGTATGTGAGCGATCGGGCGACGGCACAACTGATGACGGAATTTTATCGCCAATTGAGCGATCGCCCTCAGAGTAAAGCGCAAGCGCTGCGAGGGGCGCAGCAAGCCTTATTGCAAAGCGAGGAGTTTTCGACCCCTTATTTTTGGTCGGCGTTCGTTTTAGTTGGCAATTGGTTGTAATGCCGATCTCGCGCCGAGCAATGATACAATCGGCGCGATCGCCGTTGACTCTCCCAGTTTCTTGTTGTATTCATCTCCAATCTTTGCAACGCCCGTACCAGGCCAAATTCGAGGGAAAATCCCCCCTGGTAGGGGCGATTCGCGAATCGCCCCTACCAGGGAGAATATCGGGACAGTTAACTGGCGGCGATCGCCGTTTCCGGTAAAGCCCCTTGCATTTTGCTCAAAATATCGATCAGATACTCCAATTGTTGTTCGCGGCGCATGAACGACAGACCCCGGGCGCTGACTCTCCCTTTACTGTAAACAAACTTTTCTTGAACGCTGGGGCTTAAATTTGCTTTGAGTACATTCCAGGCGGGCTCCTCCATCGGCGTTTCCAAAATAATATTTTGACCTTCCGGTTTAATGCGAGAGAAGCCCAACGGTTTAGCAATTTGCTTGAGTTCGACAATTTGCATTAACTGTTTGACCGGATTGGGAAGCGGGCCGTAGCGATCGCTCCAATCCGCCGCAATTTGAGTTAACTCCTTGCGCGAACTTGCCGAGGCAATTTGACGATAAGCGACCATCTTTTGATCTAAATCGGTAATGTAATCGGTGGGAATAAACGCCGTCATCGGTAAATCGACCTGGGTTTCTTCCACTTGGGGAATTTCTTGACCGCGAATTTCTCGGATCGCTTCTTGCAGCATTTCCATATACAAATCGAATCCGATCGCGTCCATTTGACCGGACTGTTCCGCCCCCAACAAATTACCGACGCCGCGTATTTCCATATCCCGCATCGCCAATTGATAGCCCGAACCCAATTGGCTGAACTCCTGAATCGCCCGCAGTCGCTTGCGCGCGTCGTCACTCAACACTTTATCTTTGGGATAAAACATCCAGGCGTGGGCTTGAATTCCGGCGCGACCGACGCGACCGCGCAGTTGATACAATTGCGACAAGCCGAAACGATGGGCGTCCTCGATCAAAATCGTATTCACCCGAGGAATATCCAAACCGGACTCGATAATCGTGGTACAGACCAAGATATCCGCCTCGCCGGAACTAAACCCGAGCACGATCGATTCGAGTTCCGACGCCGCCATCTGACCGTGGGCGATCGCGATCCGGGCGCTGGGGATCGTTTGCTGTAAAGACGCCGCCAACTCGTCGATCCCTTCAATGCGCGGCACCACGTAAAACACCTGTCCGCCGCGATCGAGTTCTTGGCGGATCGCCGTCCGCACGGTTTCCTCGTCGTAAGGGGCTAAATGGGTTTGAATCGGGCGGCGAGACGGCGGCGGGGTCGTAATCAAACTCATTTCGCGAATGCCGGACATCGCCATGTATAACGTCCTCGGAATCGGGGTGGCGCTCAAGGTCAGCACGTCTACCTGAGTTTTATAACTCTTAATTTTTTCCTTCTGGTTGACCCCGAAACGCTGTTCTTCGTCTACCACCAGCAGTCCCAAGTCTCGAAATTTGACCGTTTTGCCCAAGATCGAGTGAGTTCCGACGACGACATCGAGTTCCCCAGTCGCGAGGCGCTGTTGGATGTCGCGCCGTTCTTGAGCAGTCCGGAAGCGGTTGAGCAGAGCGACTTGGATCGGGTAGGGAGCGAATCGCTCTTTGAGCGTGTGATAGTGCTGTTGAGTGAGAATAGTGGTGGGGGCGAGCAGGGCCACTTGTTTTCCGGCGGTGACCGCTTTAAAGATGGCGCGGATGGCGACTTCGGTTTTGCCAAAGCCGACGTCGCCGCAGACGAGGCGGTCCATGGGGCGATCGCCTTCCATGTCCCGTTTGACATCTTGGGTGGCTTTGAGCTGGTCGGGAGTCGGTTGGTAGGGGAAAGAGTCCTCTAATTCTTGTTGCCAAGGCATATCGGGCGGGTAGAGAAAGCCTTGCTGTTTGGAGCGTTTGGCGTAGAGGTCGAGCAGGTCCACGGCCAATTTTTTAATGGCTTTGCGGACTTTATTTTTCGTTTTCTCCCAGGCTTTATTATTTTGGAGTTTGTTGAGTTGGGGTCTACCCCGTCCGGTTTGACGAAAACGGCTCAAGGAATCGAGTTGATCGACGCGGACTTTGAGTAAGCCGTCGGCATATTTGACGGCGAGATATTCTCGATTTTCGAGTTTTTCGAGTTTGATAAATCTGCCGATTCCGTGGTGGCGGTGGACGACGTAATCGCCGGGACGGAGTTTGTTGGGATCGACTTGGGTAGATTTGGCGCGTCGGCGTTTGCGGATGTAGCTGGGGGTGGCGAGCAGGTGTTGACCGTAGAATTCACGATCGCCGAACAGGGCAATCCGAAAGGCGTCGAGGACGAATCCTTCGATTTCGGCGAGTCCTTTGTAACGCACGGCGATCGGAGTATGCTCGATTTGCAGGCGATCGATCGTGCGGTAATCGCGCGGGTTGGCGACGAATTGGGCGGGACAGTCGTGTTCTTGCAGCAGGGAAACCGATCGCGACGGCTGGGCGGATACGATAAAGATGCCGAAGCGGCGATCGCGTTGTTCGCGGATCGCTGCGGCCATTTTCCCGAATTGGTGCGGCATCACCGGAACCGGGTGGCTGTCGAGATTGTAGGGTTTTTGGACGTCCGGATGGGCGGGTCGGGACTCGGCGAGTTCGCTCAGGTAGAGGCGATCGAACCCTTCGGTCTGCTCGAAAGTGTCGGCGATCGCCTCGTGGAAGCGCGCCAAGGGCGGATAGCCGGGAATGTCGTGATTTTGGGCGATTTGATAGTGATCTTCGACGATTTGGAACCAGCGATCGCCGTGGGCCTGGCATTGTTGCGGTTCGTCGATCGCCACTAGGGTATCCGGCGCCAGGTAGTCGAGGATCGAGGCGGGGCGATCGAACGCCAACCCCAGCAACCGCCCGATCCCGCGCGCGCCCTCCCCAAAGCGATTCTCGTCGGCAACTTCTACAGGGGCGATCGGCGCGAGTCCGGCGTCGGTCAGTCCCTCCTCGATCGCCGGACGAAAGCTCGTGGGGGTAAGGACGAGGCGATCGATCTTGTCGAGCGATCGTTGGGTGGACGGGTCGAATTCGCGCATCTGTTCGAGGTCGTCGCCGAACCAGTCCAGGCGCACGGGTAATTCCGCCGACACCGGGAAAATATCGACAATATCGCCGCGCCGACTCCACTGACCCTCCATTTCGACCAAGGGGACGCGATCGTAACCCAAACGCGCCAGTTTTTCGTCGATCGCCTTTCCCTCGCACGTCGTTCCCGGCGTCAGCGTCCAGCAGTACGGCGCGAACCGATCCACGGGCGGTAAATGCGGTTGTAGCGCCCTCTGGGTCACCACGATCGCCATCGACGGGCGATCGCCCCCGTCGAGATCCCCCAGCGCCAGCAAATCCGCCAACACTTGCAACTGTCCCCAGATCGTCTCCGATTCCGGGTCGAAAGGTTCGTAAGGCGACGCCTCGGAAGTCGGGTAAAAATGCACCGTTTGCCACCCCATCGCCTCCAACTGGGCGGCCCAGCGACTGGCTTCTTCTAAAGTCGCCGTCACCACCACCAGGGGTCTACCCCCCTCTTGCGCCAGGGTCGATGCAATCAACCCTTTCGGTAAACGTCCGATCCCGTCGAGCTGGATGCAGCGTTGTTGCTCCAATTTTGCGAGCAGTTCCGTCGCCAGGGGCGATCGTCCGAGAGTGCGGAGAATTGAAGAAAACGCCATGACTTATCCGGTTGCCTCAATCTGTCTGAACCCTTATTTTAAAGGCGAAGCCCTCGCCAACAAAGCGATCGATCGATTCATCCAGACGCGATGACGAGAAGCGTTCCTTTGGATATTAGGATACAAAGACGATAGGCTAATTACGCCATCAGCCCCAGGCAATCTCAGATATGACCTCTATCACCTTGGAAATTTTTGTTATCCTGATCCTCATTCTCGGGAATGGAGTCTTCGCCATGTCCGAGATTGCCATTGTCTCGGCCCGCAAAGCCCGCCTCCAGCAATGGGCCAATCAAGGCAATAAAAAAGCCCGCACCGCCTTAGACCTCGCCAACTCCCCCAACCGCTTTCTCTCCACCATTCAAGTTGGCATTACCTTAATCGGTATCCTCGCCGGAGCCTTTGGGGGCGCCACCCTCGCCGAAAAACTCAACACATCCCTCACCCAAATTCCTTTAATCGCCCCTTACAGTGGACCGCTTTCCCTCTTACTCGTCGTCGTCAGCATCGCCTATCTCTCCCTGATTTTTGGCGAACTCGTCCCCAAACGACTCGGACTGACCTATCCCGAAAAAATCGCCACCCTGGTCGCCTCTCCCATGCGGATGCTCGCCACCATCGGCGCCCCGATTATCCACTTGCTCAGTTCTTCCACCGAATTGACCATTCGCCTCCTGGGACTCGAAGCATCCGAGGAACCCCTCGTCACCGAAGAAGAAATTAAATTACTGCTCGAACAGGGAACAGAAGCGGGAACCTTCGAGCAAGAAGAACAAGCCATGGTCGAACGAGTCTTGCGGTTGGACGATCGCCGCGTCCGCCAGTTGATGACCCCGCGACCGGATATCGTCTGGCTCAATTTAGAAGATTCTGCCGAAGAAAACCGCCACAAAATGACCGCCAGTACCCACACTCGCTTTCCAGTCTGTCAGAGCGTTCTCGACAATGTTTTAGGGGTCGTTCAAGTCACTGATTTATTATCTTTGAGTCTCAACGGACAGCCGATCGATTTAACCGCCTGTTTGCGTCAACCCCTTTACGTTCCCGAAAGTACCCGCGCTTTAAAAGTATTGGAATTGTTCAAACAATCCGGCACTCACATCGCCCTTACGGTGGATGAATACGGAGTGATTCAAGGCTTGGTCACCCTCAACGATATTTTAGAGGCGATCGTCGGCGATTTACCTTCCGTAGACGAACCGCGCGACCCGCAAATTACCCGCCGCGAGGACGGTTCCTGGTTGTTAGACGGAATGCTTTCTGTAGAGAAGTTTCGGGAACTGTTCGACCTTCAAGAACTCCCCGGCGAACATCGCGGCAATTACCATACTTTAGGCGGTTTTATTATTACTCACCTCGGACGCATTCCGATTACCGCCGATCATTTTGATTGGGGAACGCTTCGTTTTGAAGTGATGGATATGGATGGCAATCGAGTCGATAAGGTCTTGGTGATTCCGATCGCCAAAGAGGAGAAATCTACAGATCTAGAAATTTCAACTTAAATCAGCTTAAATTAACTTGAGCTGAACTTGAGCTGAACTTGAGCGATCGTGTTTTTTGCCTTTTTTTACGCCATCGAAGACCCGAGATTTTCCTCGAATCTTATCGATTGACTCTCCCGTGGATCTCTTCTGATTTTCAATGAATCATCTCAACCGCAGTGCTTTAATTGTCGGCGCCAGTCAGGGAATTGGCTTGGGGTTTCTGTACAAATGTCTCGAAACTCCCGAAATTGCTACGATTTTTGCCACTTATCGCGATCGCCACTCGGCGGATCGCTTATTCGATTTATCCCGCCAATTTCCCCAAAAATTGACCTGTTTGCAAATGGAGATCGCGGACGAATCGCAAATTGAAAGGGCGATCGCCCAAATACAGCAATCTACGCCCTATCTACACTTCGTCATCAACTGCGTCGGAATTTTACACGAAGGCGACTTGCAACCGGAAAAAAGTTTGCGCCAAATTGACTCCGATCGGCTCATCCGCTACTTCCAAGTTAACAGTATCGGCGCGATTTTATTGGCGAAACATTTACTTCCATTGTTTCAACACGACGATCGCAGTATCTTCGCGACCATTTCCGCTAAAATTGGCAGTATTGGCGACAACCATCTCGGCGGTTGGTACGGATATCGCGCCTCGAAAGCGGCGTTAAATATGTTGTTGCGAACGGCGGCGATCGAATACCGTCGCAAGCGGTCTAAGGCGATCGTGGTCATGCTGCATCCAGGAACGACAAACACGCGCTTGTCTCGACCGTTTCAGCGTAATGTTCCTCCGGAAAAGTTATTCTCAATTGAGCGAACTGTATCCCAACTGTGGGAGGTGATGGAAAATTTAGAAGAACAGGATAGTGGTGAATTTTTTTCCTGGGATGGAACTCGTTTACCGTGGTAATTCTAATCTGGAATCGAGGGATAAATAAGTACCCTGGAGGGATTTGGTGACCCAACCCCTACAAGATTTTTATATATTTTCTTTACAGCATTTTCCTCTGCTATATACGACGTTTAGATCCCCCTAAATACCCCTTGAAACGGGGGACTTTCCTCGTTCCCCGCGAAATCCCCCCTTCGCCCCCCTTTCAAAGGGGGGTTGGGGGGATAGGGGGGACGGCACTATACCTCACAAAATCGCCAAGCTCTGTATAAACAGTCTCTAAAATCTCAAACCTAAAATCCCTTCACCTTCGCCAATTAAACCAAGTTTCTAATAAAGTTTGCCATAAAGATTGACGATCGCGCCGTTTTTGTTTCCACTGTTGCGCGGTTTGACCTTCAATTCGCGATAAACTCGGCCATATATAGGGTAGGGAGGCGATCGCCTCGACCTTCAATCCCTTTTGCATCGCTAACACAAAAGGATGAATCAGTTCGCTGGCTTGACTCCCAACTAAATGCGCGCCGACAATCCGACCATTCCTTGTCACCAAGATTTTACATAAACCTGTCGGTTCGTCTCGCAGCTTGCCGCCTGGAATATCTTTATAATAGTCTCGCAAGATTTCTAGGTCGTTTCCGTATTGGGTTCGTGCTTGGGGTTGGGTCAAACCGACGGTCGCGAGTTGGGGTTGGGTAAATAAGACCCGGGGAATCGGGCGATCGCCGATTTTAAAGATCGGTAAAAATAAGGCATTTTTAACGGCAATCTTCGCCTCAACTTCGGCGCGATGAGCTTCTCGATACCCTCTATAGCTACTATTTATCGCATAAACTCGCGGGTTACTAGTTTGAAATTTGCGATTAACTAGCAACTCTCGATCGGCGAATTCCACGCCGACGCGATCGAGGTTCAAGCCGTCGAAATCCGGTGCGACGCCACAGGTGAGAAGGAGGCGATCGGCGGCGATCGCGCGATCGCCGTCCGCCTGTAAGACGATCCCCTCTCTACTTTGCGTAATTTCGCGAATTTGGGTGTCTGTCAGCACTTGAATGCCTGCGGCTTCTAACTCGGCTCGAATCAGTTGGGCCGCTTCCGGATCTTCTTCTGCCAAGAGGGCGGGTTCGGGAGTCAGCAACGCGATTTCGATGCCTATTTTGCATAAAATCTGCGCGATTTCTAAGCCTTCGCGATCGCTACCGACAATGGCGATCTTGTTCGGGAGGGGACCGTCTCGCAGACGGGCGATCGTTGCTGCACTCAGATATTCGGTTTTGACCAATCCGGGAATGGGGGGAATGTGCGATTTGGGGGCGACGGCGAGTAAATAGGTTCGCGAAATCAAGCGCCGCCGTCCGACTTCAAAGGCGAGTTTGGGTCGCGGAACGAACTGTCCGTTTCCGAAAATGATGTCAACCCCCAAGGTGGCGAGAATTTCGAGGGACGGGGTGGCGACGATCGCCTCGGAGACGAGGGCGGACCAGTCGAGGCGATCGCTTAAATTGCCGCGATCGCCGCCTAGCAGGCTATCTGGGAACAATCCTGGATAAAAATGCTGTCGGGGGGTCTCGGGAATCACCAAGCCGATCCGCCCTTTATATCGAACGGCGGTGACGGCTGCCGTAATGGCTGTAGGAGTTCCACCAATAATAACTAAATCGTAGTCGAGATTCACGATACAGTAATGTTTAATTTGAGGAGCATTTAAAACTCATAATTAGTAAAATAAGGGGTTGCAATACCGATTTGAGAGGGTCTCAAACCCCGTTAAAGGGTATCGGGATCGATCCCCAGTTCTCGCAACTTCTGCCCTAGGCGATCGGCGCGATCGCGCTCGATTTCGGCGCGTTCGTCCCCGGTTCGCAGGATCGTTCCATCCCGGCGACACCAGCGCAACCAAGTTTCTAATTTTCCTTCAAATTCTCCCTCCCAAAGACGCAAACCGAGGTCAATTTCAGCCAACCACGGCTCTTGTAATTTATGGTAGTGAGTGGCTCCCCGTGCGAAGACCTGTAATTTCTCTTGAGTGAGGAACTGTAACGGGTCGAACACTACGTAATAACCAACTCCTGCAGATTCGTACAGATTCAATTTATTCCCTAACTCATTCCCGACGGCATTCGAGACAATT from Oxynema aestuarii AP17 harbors:
- a CDS encoding CHAT domain-containing protein is translated as MKRKRWGQWGRRSLGAFVLFFLLGIVLGITVPIATAQQPHGQPRSIAQVQIDARSTIDRAREAYRLGDYETAVQLWQQLAREFEEGGDRLNAAMAWSNLALSDRQLGRWEDARTAIARSFSLLETTEKSGDRDRVWAQAADIRGELYRGMGDLENAIASWQEAAKLYQLSGQNDRLLNNQLNRAETLQDLGLYPRACNAFLTALEIESQDCDLSDSQFEQFVNYLWNDRELSALKLRGAIGLGNLFRLRGNLIDSATILSKTAQLSARIDDRALQAIAYLSLGNTQRFLDDKEAAFASYARSAQLATSEFSQLQARLNQLSLTIALKPESESTNLARELENQIGIVPLTQQGIYAEINFAKSLIQLATKIPESQESPDRFAERSRENFDRAERILQRAIDRTRQLGNARAQAYALGTLGKLYEARQDWDRAIQFSLQALQFAPSYTAPDIAYQFLWQLGRLESHTGDLDAAIAHYGEAVKTLQALRSDLVAIGDEAQFSFRESVEPIYREFAALLLRRDRQVSQADLIQAREVVESLQLAELDNFFQDACLDTQPVQIDRVDEKAAAIYTIILSDRLETIVSIPGKPLKHYTAEVDRPTVEAEIEAMRLYLTDPRRRSAIDRFQQISQQIYDWIVGPASVDLERNAIETLVFVLDGGFRNLPMSALYDGEGYLIEKYAIALTPGLQLLEPKPLQSQTLSVLTAGISEARQGFVELPGVESELDRIANKLPTKRLLNPSFTEANFKTTLDRSSFPVVHIASHGQFSSDADQTFILTWDDRIDVREFDTLLRRNAQGAEPIELLVLSACQTASGDKRAALGLAGVAVRAGARSTIASLWYVSDRATAQLMTEFYRQLSDRPQSKAQALRGAQQALLQSEEFSTPYFWSAFVLVGNWL
- the mfd gene encoding transcription-repair coupling factor, which produces MAFSSILRTLGRSPLATELLAKLEQQRCIQLDGIGRLPKGLIASTLAQEGGRPLVVVTATLEEASRWAAQLEAMGWQTVHFYPTSEASPYEPFDPESETIWGQLQVLADLLALGDLDGGDRPSMAIVVTQRALQPHLPPVDRFAPYCWTLTPGTTCEGKAIDEKLARLGYDRVPLVEMEGQWSRRGDIVDIFPVSAELPVRLDWFGDDLEQMREFDPSTQRSLDKIDRLVLTPTSFRPAIEEGLTDAGLAPIAPVEVADENRFGEGARGIGRLLGLAFDRPASILDYLAPDTLVAIDEPQQCQAHGDRWFQIVEDHYQIAQNHDIPGYPPLARFHEAIADTFEQTEGFDRLYLSELAESRPAHPDVQKPYNLDSHPVPVMPHQFGKMAAAIREQRDRRFGIFIVSAQPSRSVSLLQEHDCPAQFVANPRDYRTIDRLQIEHTPIAVRYKGLAEIEGFVLDAFRIALFGDREFYGQHLLATPSYIRKRRRAKSTQVDPNKLRPGDYVVHRHHGIGRFIKLEKLENREYLAVKYADGLLKVRVDQLDSLSRFRQTGRGRPQLNKLQNNKAWEKTKNKVRKAIKKLAVDLLDLYAKRSKQQGFLYPPDMPWQQELEDSFPYQPTPDQLKATQDVKRDMEGDRPMDRLVCGDVGFGKTEVAIRAIFKAVTAGKQVALLAPTTILTQQHYHTLKERFAPYPIQVALLNRFRTAQERRDIQQRLATGELDVVVGTHSILGKTVKFRDLGLLVVDEEQRFGVNQKEKIKSYKTQVDVLTLSATPIPRTLYMAMSGIREMSLITTPPPSRRPIQTHLAPYDEETVRTAIRQELDRGGQVFYVVPRIEGIDELAASLQQTIPSARIAIAHGQMAASELESIVLGFSSGEADILVCTTIIESGLDIPRVNTILIEDAHRFGLSQLYQLRGRVGRAGIQAHAWMFYPKDKVLSDDARKRLRAIQEFSQLGSGYQLAMRDMEIRGVGNLLGAEQSGQMDAIGFDLYMEMLQEAIREIRGQEIPQVEETQVDLPMTAFIPTDYITDLDQKMVAYRQIASASSRKELTQIAADWSDRYGPLPNPVKQLMQIVELKQIAKPLGFSRIKPEGQNIILETPMEEPAWNVLKANLSPSVQEKFVYSKGRVSARGLSFMRREQQLEYLIDILSKMQGALPETAIAAS
- a CDS encoding hemolysin family protein, coding for MTSITLEIFVILILILGNGVFAMSEIAIVSARKARLQQWANQGNKKARTALDLANSPNRFLSTIQVGITLIGILAGAFGGATLAEKLNTSLTQIPLIAPYSGPLSLLLVVVSIAYLSLIFGELVPKRLGLTYPEKIATLVASPMRMLATIGAPIIHLLSSSTELTIRLLGLEASEEPLVTEEEIKLLLEQGTEAGTFEQEEQAMVERVLRLDDRRVRQLMTPRPDIVWLNLEDSAEENRHKMTASTHTRFPVCQSVLDNVLGVVQVTDLLSLSLNGQPIDLTACLRQPLYVPESTRALKVLELFKQSGTHIALTVDEYGVIQGLVTLNDILEAIVGDLPSVDEPRDPQITRREDGSWLLDGMLSVEKFRELFDLQELPGEHRGNYHTLGGFIITHLGRIPITADHFDWGTLRFEVMDMDGNRVDKVLVIPIAKEEKSTDLEIST
- a CDS encoding SDR family NAD(P)-dependent oxidoreductase; this translates as MNHLNRSALIVGASQGIGLGFLYKCLETPEIATIFATYRDRHSADRLFDLSRQFPQKLTCLQMEIADESQIERAIAQIQQSTPYLHFVINCVGILHEGDLQPEKSLRQIDSDRLIRYFQVNSIGAILLAKHLLPLFQHDDRSIFATISAKIGSIGDNHLGGWYGYRASKAALNMLLRTAAIEYRRKRSKAIVVMLHPGTTNTRLSRPFQRNVPPEKLFSIERTVSQLWEVMENLEEQDSGEFFSWDGTRLPW
- a CDS encoding FAD-dependent oxidoreductase, coding for MNLDYDLVIIGGTPTAITAAVTAVRYKGRIGLVIPETPRQHFYPGLFPDSLLGGDRGNLSDRLDWSALVSEAIVATPSLEILATLGVDIIFGNGQFVPRPKLAFEVGRRRLISRTYLLAVAPKSHIPPIPGLVKTEYLSAATIARLRDGPLPNKIAIVGSDREGLEIAQILCKIGIEIALLTPEPALLAEEDPEAAQLIRAELEAAGIQVLTDTQIREITQSREGIVLQADGDRAIAADRLLLTCGVAPDFDGLNLDRVGVEFADRELLVNRKFQTSNPRVYAINSSYRGYREAHRAEVEAKIAVKNALFLPIFKIGDRPIPRVLFTQPQLATVGLTQPQARTQYGNDLEILRDYYKDIPGGKLRDEPTGLCKILVTRNGRIVGAHLVGSQASELIHPFVLAMQKGLKVEAIASLPYIWPSLSRIEGQTAQQWKQKRRDRQSLWQTLLETWFNWRR
- a CDS encoding Uma2 family endonuclease, which codes for MTSQTDRNPVISEKTATDYSAEWEFIKADLEQIEIEDDCPVDNLVSEKQQRLLVASLYSDLRDRQPFLAAANVGLFYGKSIPPLVPDVLLSFGIAIPEDWSEKENRSYFTWNFGKLPEVAIEIVSNAVGNELGNKLNLYESAGVGYYVVFDPLQFLTQEKLQVFARGATHYHKLQEPWLAEIDLGLRLWEGEFEGKLETWLRWCRRDGTILRTGDERAEIERDRADRLGQKLRELGIDPDTL